A stretch of Fusarium poae strain DAOMC 252244 chromosome 2, whole genome shotgun sequence DNA encodes these proteins:
- a CDS encoding hypothetical protein (BUSCO:3892at5125): MSEYGIPDALSSGTEINALPTTDDASGDAPVFPSLQNNGATSPRSSEAAGGPTIEEDDNDDEPAVAKPFVRTTSPDPSTRAFPDTFDDRVPDRLIYKMHKFSLYETASRYYIVGVDVSEKRYRILKIDRTTEGAELNVTDDKIVYSLKEMNQLLDTIDDGNRSTGGIKLRCTTWGLLGFIKFTGPYYMLLITKKSTVAMVGGHYIYQIEGTELVPLTPSKFKPDARNTEEQRFLGILNNLDLTRSFYYSYSYDVTRTLQHNVIREREALAKGMLPPDDDDFNSMFVWNDYLLQPAVAALRDPYDWCRPIIHGYIDQAALSIYGRTAHITVIARRSRYFAGARFLKRGANDLGYVANDVETEQIVAESLTTSFHAPGPELYCSPQYTSYVQHRGSIPLYWTQDSTGVTPKPPIELNLVDPFYGAAALHFNNLFERYGAPIYVVNLIKSKERTPRESKLLEEYTHAINYLNQFLPEDKKIIHKAWDMSRASKVRGGDVIGNLELIAESVLTTTGFFQNGDGLTSPMTAQNGVARTNCIDCLDRTNAAQFVIGKRALGHQLHALGILEDTSVDYDTDAVNLFTHMWHDHGDTIAVQYGGSQLVNTMETYRKINQWTSHSRDMIESFKRYYNNSFLDSQRQEAYNLFLGNYIFVQGQPMLWDLATDYYLHHADPRDWSARMKHDYINWYVPAHLQERTVPPYVPSKDIARVHPVEFFDDYWLEYYRPSTLSSFPKMFAYKMNSTIKYIPLKSTQDGRYDLSPFRVRTDNDVEHGEKKKAKKDASLRGVTGVNGVSDTTSGGPQAKGISLQRWLQPTQDKHLLSSSLRSDASQSLKASDQDPHAKPTALEKSKAAQWTFTKAVHDSLNPSVAEQESEDYERYIKHPQNLPLVISSDTPVDVDASEYQEYLSGGWQDEGLMVKGTEEEIDVYAELLKVGENPLTVTEEDGPKKRYKAYRKWLRGKSFFKQQPLD; the protein is encoded by the exons ATGTCTGAATACGGTATTCCGGACGCGCTCAGCTCAGGAACCGAAATAAACGCCTTACCAACCACCGACGACGCGAGCGGTGATGCGCCCGTGTTTCCTTCACTACAAAACAATGGAGCTACAAGCCCACGATCTTCCGAAGCCGCTGGCGGTCCTACGATCGAGGAAGACGATAACGACGACGAGCCAGCGGTAGCGAAGCCCTTTGTCCGAACGACAAGTCCTGACCCATCCACCAGGGCCTTTCCAGATACATTTGACGACCGTGTCCCCGATCGGCTGATTTACAAGATGCATAAGTTCAGTCTGTACGAGACAGCCAGTCGATATTATATTGTCGGTGTGGACGTCAGCGAAAAGCGGTACCGGATACTCAAGATTGATCGCACTACCGAAGGCGCAGAGCTCAATGTGACAGACGACAAGATTGTTTATAGTCTCAAAGAAATGAATCAACTGCTGGATACCATAGACGACGGAAACCGAAGCACGGGCGGCATCAAGCTTCGCTGTACGACATGGGGTTTACTGGGGTTCATCAAATTCACTGGACCTTACTACATGCTACTCATCACCAAGAAAAGCACTGTCGCAATGGTGGGAGGACACTATATATATCAGATTGAAGGGACCGAGCTGGTTCCTCTTACGCCATCCAAGTTCAAGCCCGACGCTCGCAATACTGAGGAGCAGCGATTCCTCGGTATCTTAAATAATCTCGACCTGACCCGCTCTTTCTACTATAGCTATTCTTATGATGTTACGCGGACGCTGCAGCATAATGTTATCCGGGAACGTGAGGCTTTGGCCAAAGGTATGCTCCCACCggatgacgatgacttcAACTCTATGTTTGTGTGGAATGACTACTTGCTACAACCCGCCGTTGCTGCCCTACGCGATCCATATGACTGGTGTCGTCCTATCATCCATGGCTATATCGACCAAGCAG CTCTCTCGATATATGGACGTACTGCGCACATCACGGTTATCGCTAGGCGGTCGCGCTACTTTGCCGGCGCCCGTTTCCTGAAGAGAGGAGCTAACGATCTC GGTTACGTTGCCAACGATGTTGAAACCGAACAGATCGTGGCTGAATCTCTAACGACATCATTCCACGCACCTGGGCCCGAACTATATTGCAGTCCGCAATATACCTCCTATGTTCAACACCGAGGAAGTATTCCGCTTTATTGGACTCAAGACAGCACTGGAGTCACACCCAAGCCCCCAATAGAGCTCAACTTAGTTGATCCTTTCTATGGAGCGGCTGCACTACATTTCAATAATTTATTTGAGCGATACGGAGCACCAATTTATGTCGTCAATTTGATCAAGTCCAAGGAACGCACACCGCGCGAATCGAAGCTGTTGGAGGAGTACACACATGCAATCAACTACCTTAATCAATTCTTGCCAGAAGACAAGAAGATAATCCACAAAGCTTGGGATATGAGTCGTGCCTCAAAAGTGCGTGGAGGGGACGTCATAGGCAATCTCGAACTTATCGCAGAATCAGTCCTTACTACTACAGGCTTCTTCCAGAATGGCGACGGGTTGACAAGCCCCATGACAGCGCAGAACGGAGTGGCTAGAACGAATTGCATCGATTGCTTAGACCGTACCAACGCTGCGCAGTTTGTCATCGGGAAGAGAGCGCTTGGTCACCAGCTTCACGCTCTTGGTATATTGGAGGATACATCGGTCGATTATGATACAGATGCGGTCAATTTGTTCACCCACATGTGGCACGATCATGGCGATACCATTGCTGTTCAGTACGGTGGCTCACAGCTAGTCAATACTATGGAAACATATCGCAAGATCAACCAATGGACCAGTCATTCACGAGATATGATCGAAAGCTTCAAGCGGTACTACAACAACTCTTTCCTCGACAGTCAGCGCCAGGAGGCATACAACTTGTTTCTTGGCAATTACATCTTCGTTCAAGGCCAACCGATGTTATGGGACCTGGCCACTGATTACTACCTACATCATGCCGATCCGCGAGACTGGTCGGCCAGAATGAAACATGACTACATCAATTGGTACGTTCCAGCTCATTTGCAGGAACGAACTGTACCACCATACGTACCAAGCAAGGATATTGCTCGCGTTCACCCAGTCGAGTTTTTTGACGATTATTGGTTAGAGTATTATAGACCTTCCAccctctcttcctttcctAAAATGTTTGCCTATAAGATGAATTCGACTATCAAATACATCCCCCTGAAATCAACCCAGGATGGCCGCTACGACCTGAGCCCCTTTAGAGTCCGCACAGACAACGATGTCGAGCatggcgagaagaagaaagctAAGAAAGACGCTTCTTTACGAGGTGTGACAGGAGTGAACGGGGTGTCGGACACAACTTCGGGCGGGCCACAAGCGAAAGGCATCTCTCTCCAGCGTTGGCTACAACCCACACAAGATAAGCATCTTCTCAGCAGCTCCCTGCGATCAGATGCAAGCCAGTCCTTGAAAGCGTCCGACCAAGATCCTCATGCGAAACCGACCGCACTGGAAAAGTCCAAGGCTGCACAATGGACCTTTACCAAAGCTGTACACGATTCGTTGAATCCATCCGTTGCCGAACAAGAGTCTGAAGATTATGAGCGGTATATCAAACATCCTCAAAATCTCCCTCTTGTAATTTCGAGTGACACGCCTGTCGACGTGGACGCATCCGAATACCAGGAATATCTAAGTGGTGGCTGGCAAGATGAGGGTTTAATGGTCAAGGGCACGGAAGAAGAGATCGATGTTTATGCCGAACTACTCAAGGTAGGGGAGAATCCCCTGACAGTAACCGAGGAGGACGGTCCCAAGAAACGATACAAAGCTTATAGGAAATGGCTGCGTGGAAAGTCTTTCTTCAAGCAGCAACCACTTGACTAG